One genomic window of Nicotiana sylvestris chromosome 10, ASM39365v2, whole genome shotgun sequence includes the following:
- the LOC138879466 gene encoding secreted RxLR effector protein 161-like, which produces MEASKVIDTPIATTTRLDMDETGSPVNQTILDIVFSVRLSARFQSNPKESHLKAVKRILRYLKGTHDLVLYYPSGNSFNLIGYADADYAGYLVDKKSTSGMAHFLGSCLISWGTRKQNSVTLSTAEAEYIATAS; this is translated from the exons atggaagcatcaaaggtgatagacactcccattgctactaccactcgactggacatggatgaaactggatctcctgtgaatcaaaccat ACTTGATATTGTTTTTAGTGTGAGGCTATCTGCAagatttcaatcaaatcccaaggaatctcacttgaaggctgTCAAAAGAATactaagatatctcaaaggaacacaTGACCTAGTGTTGTATTATCCATCAGGTAACAGTTTTAATCtgattgggtatgctgatgcagattatgcaggttatcttgtggacaagaaaagcacttctggaatggctcacttcttaggttcatgtcttatctcttggggaacaagaaagcaaaattcagtgactctttcaacagctgaagctGAATATATAGCTACAGCATCCTGA
- the LOC104220090 gene encoding zinc finger protein ZAT10-like, which produces MALEALNSPRTPTPPSFQYENTTLNYLESWTKGKRSKRPRSIMEQQPTEEEYLAFCLLMLARSGNSTNSTNLISTSSESKNLYKCSVCGKSFGSYQALGGHKASHRKQLINGDVNENSATTSTTTAGATSANGLSGRTHECSVCHKSFPTGQALGGHKRRHYEGKVTSSDGVGSTSSQRGFDLNIPPLPEFWPGFGSGEDEVESPHPAKKSRQFPLTKLELF; this is translated from the coding sequence ATGGCACTTGAAGCTTTGAACTCTCCAAGAACCCCAACCCCGCCATCATTTCAGTATGAAAACACTACTCTCAACTACCTTGAATCTTGGACAAAGGGTAAGAGATCAAAAAGACCACGTAGTATTATGGAGCAACAGCCTACTGAAGAAGAATACTTAGCTTTCTGTCTTCTTATGCTTGCACGTAGCGGTAATTCTACTAATTCAACGAATCTGATATCAACTTCCTCAGAGTCCAAGAATTTGTACAAGTGTTCAGTGTGTGGTAAGTCTTTTGGATCTTATCAAGCTCTAGGTGGACATAAAGCTAGTCACCGTAAACAGCTCATTAACGGAGACGTCAATGAAAACTCCGCCACCACCTCCACTACCACCGCCGGTGCCACGTCAGCTAACGGCCTTAGTGGCAGGACTCACGAGTGTTCTGTTTGCCACAAGAGTTTCCCAACTGGACAAGCTTTGGGTGGTCACAAAAGGCGTCACTACGAGGGAAAGGTGACATCATCCGACGGTGTGGGGTCCACGAGTAGCCAGCGTGGATTTGACTTGAATATtcctcccttgccggaattttggCCGGGATTTGGCTCCGGGGAGGATGAGGTGGAAAGTCCTCATCCAGCTAAGAAATCGCGACAATTTCCGCTAACCAAACTTGAATTATTCTGA
- the LOC138879465 gene encoding uncharacterized protein — MGKGVAESSPTLIGLTEETRAMVLRSEESTRREESLREKGVVGMEMQVLLREALGVKIPRTIRENKKRKDAFSILVETPPTRGRATRSQKKQSEAKLEKALEESKRKVVAKGKKKVVEPVEVVEIEVMDMVLRDEDKAEEEEVVTPKTKKRKTSKKKSPSKTKSAEPSTLAKRTRSAVKPRKVKVVDEEESEEKIRS, encoded by the exons ATGGGAAAAGGAGTGGCTGAATCTTCACCCACTCTTATTGGTTTGACTGAAGAAACAAGGGCTATGGTATTGCGGAGTGAGGAATCTACTAGAAGGGAAGAAAGTTTGAGAGAAAAGGGGGTAGTAGGTATGGAGATGCAAGTGCTGCTGAGAG AGGCGTTAGGAGTTAAAATCCCTAGAACTATTAGGGAAAACAAGAAGAGAAAAGATGCCTTTTCTATCCTTGTAGAGACTCCTCCTACAAGAGGAAGAGCTACAAGGAGTCAGAAGAAGCAGAGTGAGGCTAAACTGGAAAAAGCCCTAGAAGAGAGTAAAAGAAAAGTTGTTGCTAAGGGAAAAAAGAAAGTGGTTGAGCCTGTTGAGGTAGTTGAAATTGAGGTGATGGACATGGTTCTTCGTGATGAAGACAAGGCAGAGGAGGAAGAAGTTGTGACTCcaaagacaaagaaaagaaagacttCCAAAAAGAAGTCTCCTTCAAAGACAAAGTCTGCAGAGCCTTCTACCTTGGCGAAAAGAACTAGGTCTGCTGTGAAACCTAGAAAAGTGAAAGTAGTGGATGAAGAAGAGAGTgaagaaaaaataagaagttgA